One window of Nymphaea colorata isolate Beijing-Zhang1983 chromosome 1, ASM883128v2, whole genome shotgun sequence genomic DNA carries:
- the LOC116248246 gene encoding protein TONSOKU isoform X1, whose translation MARNDQELKAAKNAYKEAVATGNRREEARWANVMGDLLRRRGEYVEALRWLRIDYDVSVKHLPEKHLLPTCQSLGEVYLRLESFEDALVYQKMHLELAKKAGDLVEEQRASTQLGRTYHEIFLRSEKDHDALRNSKKYFRSAMDLARDLQENPHHRGSFFLKELIDAYNNLGLLEMDLDNLDEALAILLEGLKICDQEEVKQDDDGRSRLHHNLGRLYMELRVWDKAKYHTERDILICRSIGHAEGEAKGFINLGELHNRVQKYDEAIVCYQKALKIAKSMEDENALVALINENINTVKGASEELDKLKKEEQNLKKLSRNAVFAKGTDAERKILLEQSASLDRLIEISSLLQAWPRHWEFAKRKKRVARELCDKEKLADSLLAIGESYQNLRNFPKACKWYTRSLDAYKSIRNLKGQSLAKTNIGAALDSDGDWLGALDAFEEGYRIAVKGNLLDEQILALDNMHYSYMIRFDDVEKARKLQVDIDRLKSLQEDEVQHHNLGTECCSETETACCLSDTGSDEDVSSQRHVKPFSALSDPPHNDKEIGDDLPLSMFLKRNKRPSQKRTSQLGFCTEKAPHSSFRVENISVDVSRSTDDQQLGSRKRVRVIISDDEDSGNDESGCSREEAHNPLTSNIATSQGVRSSPLGASQDHKASSHPDAQKDNHSICESIHLEASSSYRSDNHKSNSGNEIRCKETGAWETTSNTRFVSKGSTSRNTLLDQGEFDPLTSNSGDSLVVPCKIDETMVHLDLSSCTNGDKVNVDSMKVELACLYYLRLPKDKCSRGMLPIIQLLKWNEKTLDLLEPVKQFEDYGNGKGCIEAVISGWIHKRLMKLYVDYCSKTSESPNMKLLRKLYNLEVSEDEVIVSDCELDDMSILPFLDALYDYPVAIMDLSHNVLGNETMKKLHQIFVSTTHIYGSLTLDLHQNRFGATALFQVCECPVLFSRLEVLNLSENRLTDACASYLSVILKNCKALYSLNLEKCSITSRTVQTIADSIQSESSLSHLALGKNNPISVSVIMHLLDRLSCIRRFSELSLTGVRLGQAVIDSLCKFAGKVPSLAALALGNTCIGSDGAVILTEALSNVSQEFVKLDISNCGVRSCDMIGIFRSIASTGILELNISGNSIEQKGVDGLASLLTSSRCFLRVLKLDGCHLGLSGILCIVEALSGNNSLEELSLSENVDSNTDIVSCPTRTASLKGSQGLDLAVASEQTAMEVETVEPVLDVHEADVNGLVAADSEEGSDREGPNDDTCASSSQSPEANLASSKTPEMTSEHEPPYLAHLSRAIINAKQLQCLDLSGNGFTSEVVEKLYSSWSSSTRIRCSTARHTENEIVHFSVQGKQCCGVRSCCKKDWCGSGI comes from the exons ATGGCTCGCAACGATCAGGAGCTGAAGGCGGCGAAAAATGCGTATAAGGAGGCGGTAGCCACCGGAAATCGGCGGGAGGAAGCCCGCTGGGCGAACGTCATGGGCGACCTACTAAGGCGGCGCGGCGAGTACGTCGAGGCGCTGCGGTGGCTTCGGATCGATTATGATGTATCCGTCAAGCACTTGCCGGAGAAGCACCTGCTACCGACGTGCCAGTCCCTAGGAGAGGTTTATCTCCGGCTGGAGAGTTTCGAGGACGCTCTAGTTTATCAG AAAATGCATCTGGAGTTAGCAAAGAAAGCTGGTGATCTTGTTGAAGAGCAAAGAGCCAGTACACAGCTTGGCCGGACGTACCATGAAATTTTTCTAAGGTCTGAGAAGGATCATGATGCTTTAAGAAACTCGAAGAAGTATTTTAGGTCAGCAATGGATCTTGCTCGGGATCTACAAGAAAATCCTCACCATCGAGGTTCCTTTTTCCTGAAAGAACTGATCGATGCTTATAACAACCTTGGTTTGCTCGAGATGGATCTTGATAACCTTGATGAAGCGCTGGCAATACTGCTTGAAGGTTTAAAAATATGTGATCAGGAAGAGGTAAAGCAGGATGATGATGGGCGTAGCAGGCTGCATCATAATCTAGGCCGCCTATACATGGAGTTGAGGGTATGGGATAAAGCCAAATATCATACTGAGAGGGATATACTAATTTGTCGTAGTATTGGACATGCAGAAGGTGAGGCGAAGGGGTTCATTAATCTGGGTGAGCTGCATAATCGAGTGCAGAAGTATGACGAAGCAATTGTTTGCTACCAAAAGGCCTTGAAGATAGCAAAATCGATGGAAGATGAAAATGCACTAGTTGCACTAATTAATGAGAACATAAACACTGTTAAAGGTGCTTCTGAGGAGTTagataaattgaaaaaagaagaacagaaTCTAAAGAAACTGTCCAGAAATGCTGTTTTTGCTAAAGGAACTGAtgctgaaagaaaaattttattggaGCAGAGTGCATCCCTTGATCGTCTCATTGAGATATCAAGCCTGCTTCAGGCTTGGCCAAGA CACTGGGAATttgccaaaaggaaaaaaagggtgGCAAGAGAACTATGTGACAAGGAAAAGCTCGCTGACTCACTTCTTGCAATCGGGGAATCATATCAAAACCTCAGGAACTTTCCTAAAGCATGCAAGTGGTACACAAGAAGCTTGGATGCTTATAAGTCAattagaaacttgaaa GGGCAATCATTGGCCAAAACTAACATTGGTGCTGCTTTGGATTCTGATGGTGACTGGTTGGGTGCACTAGATGCATTTGAAGAGGGTTACAG AATTGCAGTCAAGGGGAATTTACTTGATGAACAGATTTTAGCTCTTGATAATATGCATTACAGTTATATGATCCGATTTGATGATGTTGAAAAAGCCAG AAAATTACAGGTTGACATAGATAGATTGAAGAGTCTACAGGAAGATGAAGTTCAACACCATAACCTGGGTACTGAATGCTGCTCTGAGACTGAGACAGCCTGTTGCTTGTCTGATACAGGATCAGATGAGGATGTTTCTTCCCAGCGGCATGTAAAACCTTTTTCTGCTTTGTCAGATCCACCTCATAATGACAAAGAGATTGGTGATGACCTCCCTTTGTCTATGTTTCTCAAACGTAACAAGCGGCCGTCTCAGAAAAGGACATCCCAGTTGGGTTTTTGCACCGAGAAGGCTCCACATTCTAGTTTCCGAGTGGAAAATATTTCTGTTGATGTAAGCCGTTCTACAGATGATCAACAATTGGGTTCCCGTAAAAGAGTTCGTGTTATCATTTCCGATGATGAAGATTCTGGGAATGATGAAAGTGGTTGTTCTAGAGAGGAAGCACATAACCCTCTAACTTCAAATATTGCTACTTCTCAAG GTGTGAGAAGTTCTCCTCTTGGTGCTTCTCAAGATCATAAG GCATCGTCACATCCTGATGCCCAAAAAGATAACCATAGCATATGCGAGTCCATTCATCTAGAAGCTAGTTCCTCCTACAGATCTGATAATCACAAATCAAACTCAGGAAATGAAATCAGATGCAAAGAAACAGGCGCTTGGGAGACCACAAGTAACACACGTTTTGTATCCAAAGGCTCCACCTCCAGAAATACACTTCTTGACCAAGGGGAGTTTGATCCTTTGACGTCCAATAGTGGAGATTCT cttgtagttccttgtaaaattgatgaaacaatGGTCCACTTGGATTTATCTTCATGCACTAATGGCGATAAAGTGAATGTTGATAGTATGAAGGTGGAATTAGCATGTCTTTATTATCTAAGGCTTCCTAAAGACAAGTGCTCTCGTG GGATGTTGCCAATTATTCAGCTACtgaaatggaatgagaaaactCTGGATTTGCTCGAGCCAGTTAAACAATTTGAGGATTATGGTAATGGAAAAGGCTGCATTGAAGCAGTTATTAGTG GTTGGATTCACAAGCGTTTGATGAAGTTATATGTTGACTATTGTTCTAAAACCTCTGAATCTCCGAACATGAAGTTGCTTAGGAAGCTCTACAATTTGGAG GTTTCCGAGGATGAAGTTATAGTATCAGATTGTGAACTGGATGACATGAGTATTTTACCTTTCTTGGACGCACTCTATGACTATCCAGTTGCTATCATGGATTTGTCACATAACGTGTTGG GAAATGAGACAATGAAGAAGTTGCATCAAATATTTGTCTCTACTACCCATATTTATGGCAGCTTGACACTAGATTTGCATCAGAATCGCTTTGGAGCAACGGCATTATTCCAG gTCTGTGAATGTCCTGTGCTATTTAGTCGATTGGAAGTTCTGAATCTATCTGAAAATCGCCTTACAGATGCTTGTGCATCATACCTTTCAGTCATATTGAAAAACTGCAAAG CTCTATATAGCTTAAACCTAGAGAAATGCTCAATCACATCAAGAACAGTGCAAACAATTGCGGATTCAATACAGTCTGAATCTAGTCTTTCACATCTTGCTTTAG GGAAAAATAATCCTATTTCTGTGAGTGTCATCATGCATTTATTGGATAGACTTTCTTGTATAAGGAG ATTTTCGGAGCTCAGTTTAACTGGTGTAAGGTTGGGCCAGGCTGTAATTGATAGTCTGTGCAAGTTTGCCGGAAAAGTACCAAGTCTAGCAGCGCTGGCTCTTGGGAACACTTGTATAGGCTCT GATGGTGCTGTTATATTAACTGAAGCCTTGTCAAATGTATCTCAAGAATTTGTGAAGCTTGATATATCAAATTGTGGAGTAAGATCTTGTGACATGATTGGCATATTCAGGAGCATAGCCTCAACCGGTATCCTTGAACTGAATATAAGTGGAAATTCAATCGAACAAAAG GGCGTGGATGGATTAGCGTCTCTTCTCACAAGTTCTCGTTGCTTTCTGAGAGTCCTCAAACTCGACGGCTGTCATCTTGGTCTCTCTGGAATTCTTTGCATAGTTGAGGCCTTGTCAG GAAACAACTCATTGGAAGAGCTCAGTCTTTCAGAAAACGTTGATTCCAACACGGACATTGTAAGCTGTCCAACTAGAACTGCAAGTCTGAAGGGTTCGCAGGGGCTTGATCTTGCTGTTGCTTCTGAACAGACAGCCATGGAGGTGGAAACGGTTGAGCCGGTGTTGGATGTGCATGAAGCAGATGTGAACGGGCTTGTAGCTGCAGACAGCGAGGAGGGTTCAGATAGAGAGGGTCCGAATGATGACACTTGTGCTAGTTCAAGCCAATCACCTGAAGCGAACTTGGCGTCATCCAAGACACCAGAAATGACTTCAGAACATGAACCACCATATTTGGCACACCTTTCAAGAGCCATTATCAATGCAAAGCAGCTTCAATGCCTGGACCTCAGTGGCAACGGTTTCACCTCGGAGGTTGTTGAGAAACTTTACTCCTCGTGGTCATCATCTACAAGGATCAGGTGCTCAACAGCGAGGCACACAGAGaatgagattgttcatttctcAGTGCAGGGAAAGCAATGCTGTGGAGTAAGGTCGTGCTGTAAAAAGGACTGGTGTGGGAGTGGGATTTAA
- the LOC116248246 gene encoding protein TONSOKU isoform X2: protein MARNDQELKAAKNAYKEAVATGNRREEARWANVMGDLLRRRGEYVEALRWLRIDYDVSVKHLPEKHLLPTCQSLGEVYLRLESFEDALVYQKMHLELAKKAGDLVEEQRASTQLGRTYHEIFLRSEKDHDALRNSKKYFRSAMDLARDLQENPHHRGSFFLKELIDAYNNLGLLEMDLDNLDEALAILLEGLKICDQEEVKQDDDGRSRLHHNLGRLYMELRVWDKAKYHTERDILICRSIGHAEGEAKGFINLGELHNRVQKYDEAIVCYQKALKIAKSMEDENALVALINENINTVKGASEELDKLKKEEQNLKKLSRNAVFAKGTDAERKILLEQSASLDRLIEISSLLQAWPRHWEFAKRKKRVARELCDKEKLADSLLAIGESYQNLRNFPKACKWYTRSLDAYKSIRNLKGQSLAKTNIGAALDSDGDWLGALDAFEEGYRIAVKGNLLDEQILALDNMHYSYMIRFDDVEKARKLQVDIDRLKSLQEDEVQHHNLGTECCSETETACCLSDTGSDEDVSSQRHVKPFSALSDPPHNDKEIGDDLPLSMFLKRNKRPSQKRTSQLGFCTEKAPHSSFRVENISVDVSRSTDDQQLGSRKRVRVIISDDEDSGNDESGCSREEAHNPLTSNIATSQGVRSSPLGASQDHKASSHPDAQKDNHSICESIHLEASSSYRSDNHKSNSGNEIRCKETGAWETTSNTRFVSKGSTSRNTLLDQGEFDPLTSNSGDSLVVPCKIDETMVHLDLSSCTNGDKVNVDSMKVELACLYYLRLPKDKCSRGMLPIIQLLKWNEKTLDLLEPVKQFEDYGNGKGCIEAVISGWIHKRLMKLYVDYCSKTSESPNMKLLRKLYNLEVSEDEVIVSDCELDDMSILPFLDALYDYPVAIMDLSHNVLGNETMKKLHQIFVSTTHIYGSLTLDLHQNRFGATALFQVCECPVLFSRLEVLNLSENRLTDACASYLSVILKNCKALYSLNLEKCSITSRTVQTIADSIQSESSLSHLALGKNNPISVSVIMHLLDRLSCIRRFSELSLTGVRLGQAVIDSLCKFAGKVPSLAALALGNTCIGSDGAVILTEALSNVSQEFVKLDISNCGVRSCDMIGIFRSIASTGILELNISGNSIEQKGVDGLASLLTSSRCFLRVLKLDGCHLGLSGILCIVEALSGNNSLEELSLSENVDSNTDITAMEVETVEPVLDVHEADVNGLVAADSEEGSDREGPNDDTCASSSQSPEANLASSKTPEMTSEHEPPYLAHLSRAIINAKQLQCLDLSGNGFTSEVVEKLYSSWSSSTRIRCSTARHTENEIVHFSVQGKQCCGVRSCCKKDWCGSGI, encoded by the exons ATGGCTCGCAACGATCAGGAGCTGAAGGCGGCGAAAAATGCGTATAAGGAGGCGGTAGCCACCGGAAATCGGCGGGAGGAAGCCCGCTGGGCGAACGTCATGGGCGACCTACTAAGGCGGCGCGGCGAGTACGTCGAGGCGCTGCGGTGGCTTCGGATCGATTATGATGTATCCGTCAAGCACTTGCCGGAGAAGCACCTGCTACCGACGTGCCAGTCCCTAGGAGAGGTTTATCTCCGGCTGGAGAGTTTCGAGGACGCTCTAGTTTATCAG AAAATGCATCTGGAGTTAGCAAAGAAAGCTGGTGATCTTGTTGAAGAGCAAAGAGCCAGTACACAGCTTGGCCGGACGTACCATGAAATTTTTCTAAGGTCTGAGAAGGATCATGATGCTTTAAGAAACTCGAAGAAGTATTTTAGGTCAGCAATGGATCTTGCTCGGGATCTACAAGAAAATCCTCACCATCGAGGTTCCTTTTTCCTGAAAGAACTGATCGATGCTTATAACAACCTTGGTTTGCTCGAGATGGATCTTGATAACCTTGATGAAGCGCTGGCAATACTGCTTGAAGGTTTAAAAATATGTGATCAGGAAGAGGTAAAGCAGGATGATGATGGGCGTAGCAGGCTGCATCATAATCTAGGCCGCCTATACATGGAGTTGAGGGTATGGGATAAAGCCAAATATCATACTGAGAGGGATATACTAATTTGTCGTAGTATTGGACATGCAGAAGGTGAGGCGAAGGGGTTCATTAATCTGGGTGAGCTGCATAATCGAGTGCAGAAGTATGACGAAGCAATTGTTTGCTACCAAAAGGCCTTGAAGATAGCAAAATCGATGGAAGATGAAAATGCACTAGTTGCACTAATTAATGAGAACATAAACACTGTTAAAGGTGCTTCTGAGGAGTTagataaattgaaaaaagaagaacagaaTCTAAAGAAACTGTCCAGAAATGCTGTTTTTGCTAAAGGAACTGAtgctgaaagaaaaattttattggaGCAGAGTGCATCCCTTGATCGTCTCATTGAGATATCAAGCCTGCTTCAGGCTTGGCCAAGA CACTGGGAATttgccaaaaggaaaaaaagggtgGCAAGAGAACTATGTGACAAGGAAAAGCTCGCTGACTCACTTCTTGCAATCGGGGAATCATATCAAAACCTCAGGAACTTTCCTAAAGCATGCAAGTGGTACACAAGAAGCTTGGATGCTTATAAGTCAattagaaacttgaaa GGGCAATCATTGGCCAAAACTAACATTGGTGCTGCTTTGGATTCTGATGGTGACTGGTTGGGTGCACTAGATGCATTTGAAGAGGGTTACAG AATTGCAGTCAAGGGGAATTTACTTGATGAACAGATTTTAGCTCTTGATAATATGCATTACAGTTATATGATCCGATTTGATGATGTTGAAAAAGCCAG AAAATTACAGGTTGACATAGATAGATTGAAGAGTCTACAGGAAGATGAAGTTCAACACCATAACCTGGGTACTGAATGCTGCTCTGAGACTGAGACAGCCTGTTGCTTGTCTGATACAGGATCAGATGAGGATGTTTCTTCCCAGCGGCATGTAAAACCTTTTTCTGCTTTGTCAGATCCACCTCATAATGACAAAGAGATTGGTGATGACCTCCCTTTGTCTATGTTTCTCAAACGTAACAAGCGGCCGTCTCAGAAAAGGACATCCCAGTTGGGTTTTTGCACCGAGAAGGCTCCACATTCTAGTTTCCGAGTGGAAAATATTTCTGTTGATGTAAGCCGTTCTACAGATGATCAACAATTGGGTTCCCGTAAAAGAGTTCGTGTTATCATTTCCGATGATGAAGATTCTGGGAATGATGAAAGTGGTTGTTCTAGAGAGGAAGCACATAACCCTCTAACTTCAAATATTGCTACTTCTCAAG GTGTGAGAAGTTCTCCTCTTGGTGCTTCTCAAGATCATAAG GCATCGTCACATCCTGATGCCCAAAAAGATAACCATAGCATATGCGAGTCCATTCATCTAGAAGCTAGTTCCTCCTACAGATCTGATAATCACAAATCAAACTCAGGAAATGAAATCAGATGCAAAGAAACAGGCGCTTGGGAGACCACAAGTAACACACGTTTTGTATCCAAAGGCTCCACCTCCAGAAATACACTTCTTGACCAAGGGGAGTTTGATCCTTTGACGTCCAATAGTGGAGATTCT cttgtagttccttgtaaaattgatgaaacaatGGTCCACTTGGATTTATCTTCATGCACTAATGGCGATAAAGTGAATGTTGATAGTATGAAGGTGGAATTAGCATGTCTTTATTATCTAAGGCTTCCTAAAGACAAGTGCTCTCGTG GGATGTTGCCAATTATTCAGCTACtgaaatggaatgagaaaactCTGGATTTGCTCGAGCCAGTTAAACAATTTGAGGATTATGGTAATGGAAAAGGCTGCATTGAAGCAGTTATTAGTG GTTGGATTCACAAGCGTTTGATGAAGTTATATGTTGACTATTGTTCTAAAACCTCTGAATCTCCGAACATGAAGTTGCTTAGGAAGCTCTACAATTTGGAG GTTTCCGAGGATGAAGTTATAGTATCAGATTGTGAACTGGATGACATGAGTATTTTACCTTTCTTGGACGCACTCTATGACTATCCAGTTGCTATCATGGATTTGTCACATAACGTGTTGG GAAATGAGACAATGAAGAAGTTGCATCAAATATTTGTCTCTACTACCCATATTTATGGCAGCTTGACACTAGATTTGCATCAGAATCGCTTTGGAGCAACGGCATTATTCCAG gTCTGTGAATGTCCTGTGCTATTTAGTCGATTGGAAGTTCTGAATCTATCTGAAAATCGCCTTACAGATGCTTGTGCATCATACCTTTCAGTCATATTGAAAAACTGCAAAG CTCTATATAGCTTAAACCTAGAGAAATGCTCAATCACATCAAGAACAGTGCAAACAATTGCGGATTCAATACAGTCTGAATCTAGTCTTTCACATCTTGCTTTAG GGAAAAATAATCCTATTTCTGTGAGTGTCATCATGCATTTATTGGATAGACTTTCTTGTATAAGGAG ATTTTCGGAGCTCAGTTTAACTGGTGTAAGGTTGGGCCAGGCTGTAATTGATAGTCTGTGCAAGTTTGCCGGAAAAGTACCAAGTCTAGCAGCGCTGGCTCTTGGGAACACTTGTATAGGCTCT GATGGTGCTGTTATATTAACTGAAGCCTTGTCAAATGTATCTCAAGAATTTGTGAAGCTTGATATATCAAATTGTGGAGTAAGATCTTGTGACATGATTGGCATATTCAGGAGCATAGCCTCAACCGGTATCCTTGAACTGAATATAAGTGGAAATTCAATCGAACAAAAG GGCGTGGATGGATTAGCGTCTCTTCTCACAAGTTCTCGTTGCTTTCTGAGAGTCCTCAAACTCGACGGCTGTCATCTTGGTCTCTCTGGAATTCTTTGCATAGTTGAGGCCTTGTCAG GAAACAACTCATTGGAAGAGCTCAGTCTTTCAGAAAACGTTGATTCCAACACGGACATT ACAGCCATGGAGGTGGAAACGGTTGAGCCGGTGTTGGATGTGCATGAAGCAGATGTGAACGGGCTTGTAGCTGCAGACAGCGAGGAGGGTTCAGATAGAGAGGGTCCGAATGATGACACTTGTGCTAGTTCAAGCCAATCACCTGAAGCGAACTTGGCGTCATCCAAGACACCAGAAATGACTTCAGAACATGAACCACCATATTTGGCACACCTTTCAAGAGCCATTATCAATGCAAAGCAGCTTCAATGCCTGGACCTCAGTGGCAACGGTTTCACCTCGGAGGTTGTTGAGAAACTTTACTCCTCGTGGTCATCATCTACAAGGATCAGGTGCTCAACAGCGAGGCACACAGAGaatgagattgttcatttctcAGTGCAGGGAAAGCAATGCTGTGGAGTAAGGTCGTGCTGTAAAAAGGACTGGTGTGGGAGTGGGATTTAA
- the LOC116246246 gene encoding U-box domain-containing protein 28: MRKDDLCITVPSFFKCPISLDVMKSPVSLCTGVTYDRSSIQRWLDSGNNTCPATMQVLQTKEVVPNHTLHRLIQMWSETASTKRHLHPNGPLDHRKQHADSVQPPDDLPKVIVGVRDGAIDSVKRVAQIVQSSEQCRDAVATAGGVDAISGVLRVEKGMAVLQEAVKALGPILAVRSDRAAAEMLTTPEAVRSFAAVLAEGNDPEAVAECARAIESLATANSESSSAISASDPIVAGLVKVITADSPAGAREVEAAVSCMAAIAALRRARTRVVRLGTVPAIVRFLQRPDSGAAALDKAMKVLELASTCAEGRAAICESPECVTSIVGKLMKAGGPATESGVVVLWSVCHAFRDRRAAEAVVKSNGPAKILLLMQSNCSPGVRQMAGDLLKTFRADYKNCLSRYESKATHIMPF, translated from the coding sequence ATGCGGAAGGACGATCTATGCATCACGGTCCCCAGCTTCTTCAAGTGCCCGATATCGCTGGACGTGATGAAGTCGCCGGTGAGCCTCTGCACCGGCGTTACCTACGACCGGTCGAGCATCCAGCGTTGGCTTGACAGCGGCAACAATACGTGCCCTGCCACCATGCAGGTCCTCCAGACCAAGGAGGTCGTCCCCAACCACACCCTCCACCGCCTCATCCAGATGTGGTCGGAGACCGCTTCCACCAAGCGGCACCTACACCCGAACGGCCCCTTGGACCACCGGAAACAGCATGCCGATTCTGTCCAGCCGCCGGATGACCTCCCGAAGGTCATTGTCGGCGTCCGCGACGGTGCGATCGACTCCGTCAAGAGGGTGGCGCAAATTGTCCAGTCCAGCGAGCAGTGTCGCGATGCGGTGGCGACGGCCGGAGGTGTTGACGCGATTTCTGGCGTTCTTCGGGTGGAGAAGGGGATGGCGGTGTTGCAGGAAGCCGTTAAGGCCCTGGGGCCCATCTTGGCCGTCCGATCGGACCGCGCGGCCGCGGAGATGCTCACGACCCCGGAGGCGGTCCGATCCTTCGCGGCCGTCCTCGCCGAGGGGAATGACCCTGAAGCGGTGGCGGAATGCGCGAGGGCGATCGAATCGCTTGCGACCGCCAACTCCGAGTCGAGCTCCGCCATTTCGGCGAGCGACCCCATCGTGGCAGGCCTCGTGAAGGTGATCACCGCCGATTCGCCGGCGGGCGCCCGCGAGGTCGAGGCCGCGGTGTCCTGCATGGCGGCGATTGCCGCCTTGAGGCGCGCCCGGACACGGGTTGTGAGGCTGGGGACGGTTCCGGCAATTGTGAGGTTCCTACAGCGGCCGGATTCCGGCGCTGCAGCCTTGGATAAGGCAATGAAGGTGCTGGAACTCGCGTCGACGTGTGCCGAGGGGCGAGCGGCGATATGCGAGTCGCCTGAGTGCGTGACGTCGATAGTTGGGAAGCTGATGAAGGCCGGCGGGCCGGCGACGGAGAGTGGGGTAGTGGTGCTTTGGAGCGTATGCCACGCTTTCCGGGATAGGAGGGCGGCGGAGGCGGTGGTGAAGAGCAACGGGCCGGCGAAGATCTTGTTGCTGATGCAGAGTAATTGCTCGCCGGGCGTCCGTCAGATGGCCGGAGATCTCCTGAAGACGTTCCGTGCTGATTACAAGAACTGCCTCTCTCGCTACGAGAGTAAGGCGACGCACATAATGCCCTTCTGA